From Acidobacteriota bacterium, a single genomic window includes:
- a CDS encoding DUF962 domain-containing protein codes for MEIKNYSEFWDFYVGEHRDPVNRLLHFIGTTLAMVLLVWFIATGRYLLLPVVLVAGYGFAWVGHFFVEKNKPASFKYPLWSFISDYKMVFYMLTGKMNREVERIRTN; via the coding sequence ATGGAGATCAAGAACTACTCGGAATTTTGGGATTTTTATGTCGGCGAGCACCGCGATCCGGTGAATCGGCTGTTGCATTTCATCGGAACGACGCTCGCAATGGTTTTGCTCGTTTGGTTCATCGCGACCGGCAGATATTTGCTTCTCCCAGTGGTCCTCGTCGCCGGTTACGGCTTTGCCTGGGTCGGTCACTTTTTTGTCGAGAAGAACAAGCCCGCGTCGTTCAAGTATCCGCTGTGGTCGTTCATTTCGGACTACAAGATGGTGTTCTATATGTTGACCGGAAAGATGAACAGGGAAGTGGAACGGATCAGGACGAACTGA
- a CDS encoding aldo/keto reductase: protein MTKKFIKRFPNAAAGHFREAQGFSVSSIGIGTYLGNWDEETDRKYTDGIVQFVESGGNVIDTAANYRFQRSERSIGEALKSLAEKGIGRDELFISTKAGFLPFDGEPPKDVNHYFEENFVKKGIARFEDLAGGSHCMTPDYLEDQIDQSLRNMSLESIDLFYIHNPESQLGAVDKYTFEARLAKAFERLEEIRGSRRIGFYGAATWNGFRVLPDNASYHSMERMVGVARQVAGDEHGFRFIQLPHNLAMPEAYLIPNQAVKGKVYTAFAAAAELGLTAMCSASILQGKLTHSVPFHIRETLGNPLTDALSAIEFVRSTPGVTTALVGMSSAAHVVENMKLAESEPVSAEQFAQLFATE from the coding sequence ATGACCAAAAAATTCATAAAACGCTTTCCAAACGCCGCCGCGGGACATTTCCGCGAGGCGCAGGGATTTAGTGTCTCGTCGATCGGGATCGGAACGTATCTCGGCAATTGGGACGAGGAAACGGACCGGAAATACACGGACGGGATCGTGCAATTCGTCGAATCGGGCGGCAATGTCATCGATACGGCTGCGAATTATCGTTTTCAGCGTTCGGAACGGAGCATCGGCGAGGCGCTTAAATCGCTCGCCGAAAAGGGTATCGGACGCGATGAGTTGTTCATCTCGACCAAGGCCGGTTTCCTGCCGTTCGACGGCGAGCCGCCGAAGGACGTAAATCATTATTTCGAGGAAAATTTCGTCAAAAAGGGAATCGCGCGGTTCGAGGATTTGGCCGGCGGAAGCCATTGTATGACGCCGGATTATCTCGAGGATCAGATCGATCAATCGCTGCGGAATATGTCGCTCGAATCGATCGATCTCTTCTACATCCACAACCCGGAATCGCAGCTCGGCGCGGTCGACAAGTATACGTTCGAAGCGCGGCTCGCGAAGGCTTTCGAACGGCTCGAAGAGATCCGAGGCTCACGCCGGATCGGGTTCTATGGCGCGGCGACGTGGAACGGTTTTCGGGTCTTGCCGGACAACGCGAGTTATCATTCGATGGAGCGTATGGTTGGAGTTGCGCGCCAGGTCGCGGGCGATGAACACGGTTTCCGATTCATTCAGCTGCCGCACAATCTCGCGATGCCAGAGGCGTATCTCATTCCGAATCAGGCGGTTAAAGGCAAAGTTTACACGGCGTTCGCGGCCGCCGCCGAACTTGGCCTGACGGCTATGTGCAGCGCGTCGATCCTCCAGGGCAAACTGACGCACAGCGTGCCGTTTCATATCCGCGAAACGCTCGGCAATCCGTTGACCGACGCGCTTTCGGCGATCGAATTCGTCCGTTCGACGCCGGGCGTAACGACGGCGCTCGTCGGTATGAGCAGCGCCGCTCACGTTGTTGAAAATATGAAATTGGCCGAATCGGAGCCCGTTTCGGCGGAACAATTCGCGCAGCTTTTCGCAACGGAATGA
- a CDS encoding ATP-binding protein, whose translation MSTNDPAVGTVKGPGDEPHEYLFITRDNRQTRIGEFVYYESRDGVDTMRIVGTIKGRRLVRNLPDAFLADPNTPPSLVSALIGLDSGATELYEVTVETIGFFDQSVGDFNNPRIPPNPGDTCYLASSETLAEMLSPKQESENGSAHIGSLLTRKNGEVPIVLSVKDVVSTHLAILASTGSGKSYTAGVLVEELMRPYNGAAVLIVDPHGEYHTMSSIQGDSQFAGPNGYQPEVRIFTPDKIKVRFSSLTESDIRYLLPDGTSDKMLHFLSQSFRGLELKLRAEGKRDYQYGYDDLDIEVENQKFGDEKKPGAGGNISSIDGLLWRLRSRFQKKNSLFHDSEHLELTELFKPGRCTILQLSDIEQHEQQVIVGTLLRRINKARMTMVRGETPKETGDAVGYPVFTLLEEAHRFAPAGASVVSTNILKQILSEGRKFGVGIGLITQRPGKLDQDVLSQCMTQIIMRIVNPIDQQTVAQSVEGAGRAMLAELPALTKGQAIISGVGINTPVMCRIRKRLTKHGGETFDAPAEWQKWHSPESGSRREEKDSPYLKPESGKKTEKIGNIRI comes from the coding sequence ATGTCGACCAACGATCCGGCCGTCGGAACCGTCAAAGGGCCAGGCGACGAACCGCACGAATATCTTTTCATCACGCGCGACAACCGCCAGACGCGGATCGGCGAGTTTGTTTACTATGAATCGCGCGACGGCGTCGATACGATGCGGATCGTCGGGACGATCAAAGGCCGGCGCCTTGTGCGCAATCTTCCCGACGCGTTTCTCGCCGATCCGAACACACCGCCGTCGCTCGTTTCGGCGCTCATCGGACTCGATTCCGGCGCGACCGAGCTTTACGAGGTGACGGTCGAGACGATCGGTTTCTTCGACCAGTCGGTTGGCGATTTCAACAATCCGAGGATTCCGCCGAATCCGGGCGACACGTGTTATCTGGCCTCGTCCGAAACTCTCGCCGAAATGCTCAGCCCGAAACAGGAATCGGAGAACGGCTCGGCGCATATCGGCAGTTTGCTGACACGAAAAAACGGCGAGGTTCCGATCGTCCTTTCGGTCAAGGACGTTGTTTCGACACATCTCGCGATTCTCGCGTCGACCGGTTCGGGCAAGTCGTACACGGCCGGCGTTCTGGTCGAAGAGTTGATGCGTCCGTACAACGGCGCGGCGGTCCTGATCGTCGACCCGCACGGCGAATATCACACGATGAGTTCGATCCAGGGCGATTCGCAATTCGCCGGGCCGAACGGATATCAGCCGGAAGTCCGAATCTTCACGCCCGACAAGATCAAGGTCAGGTTTTCGTCGCTGACCGAATCCGATATTCGATATCTATTGCCGGACGGGACGAGCGACAAGATGCTTCATTTTCTGTCGCAGTCGTTCCGAGGGCTTGAACTGAAACTTCGTGCGGAAGGCAAACGCGATTATCAGTACGGTTACGACGATCTCGACATCGAGGTCGAAAACCAGAAGTTCGGCGACGAAAAGAAACCGGGCGCGGGCGGAAATATTTCATCGATCGACGGGCTTTTGTGGCGTCTGCGATCGCGGTTTCAGAAGAAAAACTCGTTGTTCCACGACAGCGAGCATCTTGAGTTGACCGAGCTTTTCAAGCCCGGGCGATGCACGATCCTTCAGCTGTCCGATATCGAGCAGCACGAACAGCAAGTAATCGTCGGAACGCTGCTTCGACGGATCAACAAGGCGCGGATGACGATGGTCCGCGGCGAAACGCCAAAGGAGACGGGCGACGCGGTCGGTTATCCGGTGTTCACTTTGCTCGAGGAAGCGCATCGCTTCGCTCCGGCCGGCGCGAGCGTCGTTTCGACGAACATCTTGAAACAGATCCTGTCCGAAGGCCGAAAATTCGGCGTCGGAATCGGACTGATCACGCAACGCCCGGGCAAACTCGATCAAGACGTTCTGTCGCAGTGTATGACGCAGATCATTATGCGAATTGTTAATCCGATTGATCAGCAAACGGTCGCGCAGTCAGTCGAAGGCGCGGGCCGCGCGATGCTCGCCGAACTGCCGGCGCTGACCAAAGGCCAGGCCATTATTTCGGGCGTCGGCATCAACACGCCGGTGATGTGCCGCATCCGCAAGCGCCTGACGAAACACGGCGGCGAAACGTTTGACGCGCCGGCCGAATGGCAAAAATGGCACTCGCCCGAGTCGGGTTCAAGGCGCGAGGAAAAGGATTCTCCGTATCTCAAGCCGGAATCGGGAAAAAAGACTGAGAAGATCGGGAACATTAGGATCTAG
- a CDS encoding amidohydrolase, protein MRQFLVAAFLTAICAAGVFPFDIKPDLIVFNANVRTLDRSKPTAQAFAVLNGRIVAVGTTAEIKLLAGPKTERIDAGGKLVIPGFNDAHVHFLDGGAGLSSVDLRDAKTPAEFVERIRRFAATLPKGRWIQNGNWDHENWTPNDLPTAAMIDAVTPDNPVFINRLDGHMSLANSLAMKLAGVDRNTKEVAGGEIVRDKDGNPTGVFKDEAMGYINRVIPAFSYAERVDYLTAATNYAASLGVTSVQDMSAGSDIGVLQDLARNGKLKTRVYAVSPLGDWRRWSNTGVTRAFGDPLLRVGGLKGFADGSLGSTTAWFYEPYLDKPDSRGLAIEDPERTYGYVSAADKAGLQVMIHAIGDRANDEIVKIYEKVAKENGPRDRRFRIEHSQHLNDGLIKRFAAANVIASMQPFHVIDDGRWAWKRLDQKRLNGTYAFRTLLDSGARLAFGTDWFVAPLNPMFGIYAAVTRRTLDDKNPNGWIPEQKISVEEALRAYTEGSAYAEFQENEKGTLAVGKLADFVVLSNDIFKIDPNAIGQVKVLRTVMNGRTVFKLR, encoded by the coding sequence ATGAGACAATTTTTAGTAGCCGCATTTTTGACCGCGATCTGTGCCGCCGGTGTTTTCCCTTTTGATATCAAGCCCGATCTGATCGTCTTCAACGCCAACGTCCGGACGCTTGACCGCTCTAAACCGACGGCGCAGGCGTTTGCGGTTCTGAACGGTCGGATCGTCGCCGTTGGGACGACCGCCGAGATCAAACTGCTCGCCGGTCCGAAAACCGAGCGCATCGACGCGGGCGGAAAACTCGTGATTCCCGGATTCAACGACGCTCACGTCCATTTTCTCGACGGCGGCGCCGGGCTCTCAAGCGTCGATCTGCGCGACGCCAAAACCCCTGCCGAGTTTGTCGAGCGCATTAGGCGTTTCGCGGCGACGCTCCCAAAAGGCCGTTGGATACAGAACGGCAATTGGGACCACGAGAACTGGACGCCGAACGATCTGCCGACGGCGGCGATGATCGACGCCGTGACGCCGGACAATCCGGTCTTCATCAATCGGCTCGACGGGCATATGTCGCTTGCCAATTCGCTCGCGATGAAACTCGCCGGCGTTGATCGAAATACGAAGGAGGTCGCCGGCGGCGAGATCGTCCGCGACAAGGACGGCAATCCGACGGGCGTCTTCAAAGACGAGGCGATGGGATATATCAACCGCGTCATTCCGGCATTTTCTTACGCCGAACGCGTCGATTATCTGACGGCGGCGACAAATTATGCCGCAAGCCTCGGCGTGACAAGCGTCCAGGATATGTCTGCCGGTTCCGATATCGGCGTGCTTCAGGACCTCGCGCGGAACGGCAAGCTCAAGACGCGGGTTTACGCCGTTTCACCGCTCGGCGACTGGCGGCGTTGGTCCAACACCGGCGTGACGCGCGCGTTCGGCGATCCGCTGCTCCGTGTCGGCGGACTCAAAGGATTTGCCGACGGCAGTCTCGGGTCGACGACCGCGTGGTTTTACGAACCTTATCTCGACAAACCCGATTCACGCGGACTCGCGATCGAAGATCCGGAAAGAACCTACGGATACGTTTCGGCGGCCGACAAGGCTGGATTGCAGGTGATGATCCACGCTATAGGCGATCGGGCAAACGACGAGATAGTCAAGATCTACGAAAAGGTCGCGAAGGAAAACGGACCGCGCGACCGGCGTTTCCGTATCGAACATTCGCAGCACCTGAACGACGGCCTGATCAAACGTTTCGCGGCGGCGAACGTTATCGCTTCGATGCAGCCGTTTCACGTGATCGACGACGGGCGCTGGGCTTGGAAACGGCTCGATCAGAAGCGTCTCAATGGAACTTACGCGTTTCGGACACTCCTCGATTCGGGCGCGCGGCTCGCATTTGGGACCGACTGGTTCGTCGCGCCGCTCAATCCGATGTTCGGCATCTACGCCGCCGTCACTCGACGCACCCTCGACGACAAGAACCCGAACGGTTGGATTCCGGAACAGAAGATCTCCGTCGAGGAAGCGCTTCGGGCTTACACCGAAGGCTCGGCCTACGCCGAGTTTCAGGAGAATGAAAAAGGCACACTCGCGGTTGGGAAACTCGCCGATTTCGTTGTTTTGTCGAACGATATCTTCAAGATCGATCCGAACGCGATCGGTCAGGTGAAGGTTCTGAGAACAGTAATGAACGGTCGGACGGTCTTCAAATTGAGATGA
- a CDS encoding amidohydrolase, whose amino-acid sequence MKYAVKRIVGPISMLGLFFAFAPSVSAQFADLVVVNANVRTIDDVRPKAEAIAVKEGRFIFVGSSAEAGKFIGPGTKTIDAGRKLVIPGFNDSHVHLMNVGLRFFSVDLRSAGDVEGTLEKIRLHARFLPKGEWILGSGWVAANAPTLDQLNEAAPDNPVLLYGRDARFSIANSRALEIAGITNASMPVGGALAAKLRAFAPSTPDRLAVLETAVNYAAAFGVTSVQDVSSDDLSGPLNELEKSGKLKTRVYDCVGIDKPLPKIERNSGSMVRGGCLKHYSEGDYSEMRDLTRRLAAADRAGVQILLHAIGPRANDIVLTVFERVVRQNGKRDRRLRVEHAHNFQPWDLKRFAPLPAIASMQPALFYFVDSREYFKTFADLRNAGVRLAFGSDAAMIEIDPLKGIAASTGPGGLTIGDAVRAYTLGAAYAEFQENDKGSITVGKLADFLILSGDIFAADRSELLGLKVEATFVGGRVVYQSGQSALSKRTSFRPRRTQNGFRL is encoded by the coding sequence ATGAAATACGCTGTGAAAAGGATCGTCGGTCCCATTTCAATGCTCGGGTTGTTTTTCGCGTTTGCGCCATCCGTATCCGCACAGTTTGCAGATCTTGTGGTCGTCAACGCGAATGTCAGGACGATCGACGACGTCCGGCCGAAGGCGGAGGCGATCGCCGTGAAGGAGGGGCGATTCATTTTCGTCGGCTCGAGCGCCGAAGCCGGAAAATTCATCGGCCCCGGCACGAAAACGATCGACGCCGGCCGCAAACTCGTAATTCCCGGATTCAACGACAGCCACGTTCACCTGATGAACGTCGGGCTTCGCTTTTTCTCGGTTGATCTGCGCAGCGCCGGCGACGTCGAAGGAACGCTCGAGAAAATCCGTCTTCACGCGCGATTTCTCCCCAAAGGCGAATGGATCCTCGGAAGCGGATGGGTCGCCGCAAACGCGCCGACGCTCGATCAACTGAACGAGGCCGCGCCCGACAATCCCGTTTTGCTCTACGGCCGCGACGCGCGATTCTCGATCGCGAACTCGCGGGCCCTGGAGATCGCCGGGATCACGAACGCTTCAATGCCCGTTGGTGGAGCGCTGGCCGCAAAACTCCGGGCCTTCGCGCCCTCGACGCCCGATAGGCTCGCCGTTCTCGAAACCGCGGTCAACTATGCCGCGGCATTCGGGGTCACGAGCGTCCAGGACGTATCGTCGGATGATCTTTCGGGTCCGCTTAATGAACTTGAAAAGAGTGGAAAGCTGAAAACGCGTGTTTACGACTGCGTCGGGATCGACAAACCGCTTCCGAAGATCGAACGCAATTCGGGTTCGATGGTCCGCGGCGGCTGCCTCAAACATTATTCGGAGGGCGATTACTCCGAGATGCGCGATTTGACACGGAGACTTGCCGCCGCTGACCGCGCCGGAGTCCAAATTTTGCTGCACGCCATCGGCCCGCGCGCCAACGACATCGTCCTGACGGTTTTCGAACGGGTCGTCAGGCAAAACGGCAAGCGCGACCGTCGGCTGAGGGTCGAGCACGCGCACAACTTCCAGCCGTGGGACCTGAAGCGCTTCGCGCCGCTTCCGGCAATCGCTTCGATGCAGCCCGCGCTCTTTTATTTCGTCGATTCTCGCGAGTACTTCAAGACGTTCGCCGATCTCCGCAATGCCGGCGTGCGGCTCGCGTTCGGTTCGGACGCCGCGATGATCGAGATCGATCCGCTGAAAGGCATCGCGGCGTCGACCGGCCCCGGCGGTCTGACGATCGGCGACGCCGTCCGAGCGTACACGCTCGGCGCCGCATACGCAGAGTTTCAGGAGAACGACAAGGGCTCGATCACCGTTGGAAAACTAGCGGATTTCCTGATTCTTTCGGGAGACATATTTGCCGCCGACCGAAGCGAATTGCTCGGACTCAAGGTCGAAGCGACGTTCGTCGGCGGACGTGTTGTCTATCAGTCCGGGCAATCAGCGCTCTCTAAAAGAACGTCATTCCGACCGCGGCGTACACAAAATGGTTTCCGCCTTTAA
- a CDS encoding DUF4920 domain-containing protein — translation MKRHLLLVIAIFAFSLSAFAQMEKMETKPTEKDKTEAIPSDGYLKRGAALGDSKKVKLTKVMKSPAKYANKVVRVEGVIVRSCKTEGCWLELAPSKDAKSVRVKMKDHKFFIPLNSAGAFAKAEGIFTVKTLSKEQVKHMIEEDGAKFDNVNADGTVTEISFEATGVELTMKK, via the coding sequence ATGAAAAGACACCTATTGTTAGTTATCGCCATATTTGCATTCAGTCTCTCGGCTTTCGCCCAGATGGAAAAGATGGAGACGAAGCCGACGGAAAAGGACAAGACGGAAGCGATTCCGTCAGATGGTTATCTGAAGCGCGGAGCGGCGCTCGGAGACTCGAAAAAGGTCAAACTCACCAAGGTGATGAAGTCCCCGGCGAAGTACGCAAACAAGGTAGTGCGCGTTGAAGGAGTGATCGTCCGCTCCTGCAAGACCGAAGGATGCTGGCTCGAGCTCGCGCCGTCAAAGGACGCGAAATCGGTCCGCGTCAAGATGAAGGATCACAAGTTTTTCATCCCGCTTAATTCGGCCGGAGCATTCGCCAAAGCGGAAGGCATTTTCACGGTCAAAACTCTTTCGAAAGAGCAGGTTAAGCATATGATCGAGGAAGACGGCGCGAAGTTCGACAACGTCAACGCCGACGGCACGGTCACCGAGATATCTTTCGAAGCGACCGGCGTCGAACTGACGATGAAGAAGTAG
- a CDS encoding type II secretion system protein, with translation MIELLLIVVIVGIIASLAIPNLLAARRAANEASAISTIRNYHSAQLAFQATGGDGNYAGDVTGTINAFAVLANANLIDTELSSGFKSGYFFQGLAIPRGASNPASFIGAGIPSTFGSAAPLSVIGEMRHTGNRVFVISADGVMRWESITGMADPSELTMQVDVVDNAFVVTGGSLLGN, from the coding sequence ATGATTGAACTTCTGCTTATCGTCGTCATCGTCGGCATTATCGCCTCGTTGGCGATCCCGAATCTGCTGGCTGCGCGCCGGGCCGCAAACGAAGCGTCCGCGATCTCGACGATTCGCAACTACCACTCTGCACAACTTGCGTTCCAGGCCACCGGCGGCGACGGCAATTACGCGGGCGACGTTACGGGAACGATAAACGCATTTGCTGTCCTCGCGAATGCCAACTTGATTGATACCGAACTGAGTTCGGGTTTCAAAAGCGGATATTTCTTTCAGGGATTGGCGATTCCGCGGGGCGCATCGAATCCGGCAAGCTTCATCGGCGCCGGAATCCCTTCGACGTTCGGGTCGGCAGCGCCATTGTCGGTTATCGGCGAGATGAGACACACTGGGAATCGGGTGTTCGTGATCTCTGCCGATGGTGTGATGCGCTGGGAATCGATCACCGGAATGGCCGACCCAAGCGAACTCACGATGCAGGTTGACGTCGTCGACAACGCATTCGTCGTCACCGGCGGATCGCTATTGGGAAATTAG
- a CDS encoding helix-turn-helix transcriptional regulator: MIFETYIPKPPLDRFVQCLIFHEAFSPLHRVDRFLPDGNVEIIIDLNDQAQFIYDNDSLKEIQACNRVWASGVRTEPITIPSGKDASMMIVAFKRGMAYPFFPFPMNEIADCVVDADLIWGDDFALLREQISENKRSNRKFEIVEEFLVRAHLSRMILNPCVEYAIETIVATPDAVSMGELTQKIGFSQKHFISMFTKQVGITPKRYLKIMRFQKTIELIENQRVVDWSDIAHGAGFFDQSHFIHDFKTFSGFTPDDYARRKNDLLNYVPVG, translated from the coding sequence GTGATTTTCGAAACCTACATTCCCAAGCCACCGCTCGACCGGTTTGTTCAATGCCTTATTTTTCACGAGGCGTTCAGCCCGTTGCACCGCGTCGACAGATTCCTGCCTGACGGCAATGTCGAGATAATCATCGATCTCAACGATCAGGCGCAATTCATTTACGATAACGATTCGCTCAAAGAGATCCAGGCCTGCAATCGCGTTTGGGCTTCGGGCGTGCGCACCGAACCGATCACGATTCCGTCGGGGAAAGACGCTTCGATGATGATCGTCGCGTTCAAACGGGGGATGGCTTATCCGTTCTTTCCGTTTCCGATGAACGAGATCGCCGATTGCGTGGTCGATGCAGACTTGATCTGGGGCGACGACTTTGCGCTTTTGCGCGAGCAGATTTCGGAAAACAAGCGCTCAAATCGCAAGTTTGAGATCGTTGAGGAATTTCTGGTCCGCGCCCATCTCTCGCGAATGATCCTGAATCCTTGTGTCGAATACGCGATCGAGACCATCGTCGCGACCCCGGATGCCGTTTCGATGGGCGAACTGACGCAGAAGATCGGATTTTCGCAAAAGCATTTTATTTCAATGTTCACCAAACAGGTCGGCATAACCCCGAAACGCTATCTGAAGATCATGAGATTCCAGAAGACAATCGAACTGATCGAGAATCAACGAGTAGTCGATTGGTCGGATATTGCGCACGGTGCGGGCTTTTTTGACCAATCGCATTTTATCCACGATTTCAAAACGTTTTCGGGTTTCACTCCGGACGATTACGCACGCCGAAAAAACGACCTGCTGAATTACGTTCCCGTCGGCTAG
- a CDS encoding DUF1761 domain-containing protein, with amino-acid sequence MENFYINHFAVFVCALMSLVIGGFWWSPLLFAKMWQRETGLADDDLKSFNPLKTFGLTFLLAYLSSYNLAFFLGDPATTWKWGVAAGLLAAFWAIAMFVIIGLFERRTFLHLLIDCGYIAVYFAACGLLLGMWR; translated from the coding sequence ATGGAAAACTTTTACATCAATCACTTTGCCGTGTTCGTTTGTGCGCTGATGAGTCTAGTCATCGGCGGATTCTGGTGGTCACCGCTGCTTTTTGCCAAGATGTGGCAACGCGAAACAGGTCTAGCGGATGACGATCTGAAATCGTTCAACCCGTTGAAGACATTTGGTTTAACGTTTCTGCTCGCCTATCTTTCGTCGTACAATTTGGCGTTTTTTCTGGGTGATCCGGCGACTACCTGGAAATGGGGCGTCGCGGCCGGTTTGCTTGCCGCCTTCTGGGCGATCGCGATGTTCGTTATCATCGGACTCTTCGAACGCCGGACCTTTCTACATTTATTGATCGACTGCGGCTATATCGCGGTCTATTTCGCAGCCTGCGGATTGCTGCTCGGCATGTGGAGGTAA
- a CDS encoding DUF4287 domain-containing protein has protein sequence MQKTSGEIEKEFIDNLGNSGGKDLAAWLVAIDGSGIKKRNDLIAWLKTDCGFGHMHASLLAGIHANGGKPVYGDTSELLNNQFAGCDAMRSLFDAVVEFALRNFPDATILPKKTYVTILAKREFAAINIKKSEIRLGLDLGSRDFDEVVSKAKLTGPMPRISHQVTVTDTSRLDAELVSLLKDSYDRSN, from the coding sequence ATGCAAAAGACTTCAGGGGAAATTGAAAAGGAATTCATCGACAATCTCGGCAACTCGGGCGGCAAGGATCTTGCCGCCTGGCTCGTCGCGATCGACGGTTCCGGGATCAAGAAACGAAACGATCTGATCGCGTGGCTCAAGACCGATTGCGGGTTCGGGCATATGCACGCGTCGCTGCTTGCGGGAATTCACGCGAACGGCGGGAAACCGGTCTACGGCGACACAAGCGAATTGCTTAACAATCAATTCGCCGGTTGCGACGCGATGCGTTCGCTGTTCGACGCCGTCGTCGAGTTTGCGCTGCGAAACTTCCCCGACGCGACCATCCTGCCGAAAAAGACATATGTTACGATCCTGGCGAAACGCGAGTTTGCCGCCATCAACATCAAAAAGAGCGAAATTCGGCTCGGTCTTGACCTCGGGTCGCGTGATTTCGACGAAGTCGTCTCAAAGGCAAAGCTGACCGGACCGATGCCGCGGATCTCGCATCAGGTCACCGTCACAGACACCTCGCGGCTCGACGCCGAACTCGTCAGCCTGCTCAAAGATTCATATGATCGATCAAACTGA
- a CDS encoding PD40 domain-containing protein encodes MKKLLIILTILLTAATVAAQTKYGLLYNVAQDTKADDYEIYAMNTDGTRKRNISNNKDVAWTYHAYKKTVFFISDRDACKRCYFLYSMDFDGKNVKKLSDLRLEDSWMGSRNNGTEMVVSGRIGNEVRYQLFIIDLKTGKYRQITNEPAAAHRDPSFSPDGKRIVFAYKKDRTNREINEELFIMNVDGSGRRQLTTYPKDDKTAEWHSYHAGPPRWVRKYNFITYNSVQAGKSSLFAVTPDGKRNWKLTDNELSEGWHDWSPDGKWLAIGMNNKEENEYSIWIMNWKTKELKRLTDAKDFKYQHAPVFVER; translated from the coding sequence ATGAAAAAACTATTGATCATTCTGACGATTCTGTTAACGGCGGCGACGGTCGCCGCACAAACGAAATACGGACTTCTGTACAACGTGGCGCAGGATACCAAGGCCGACGACTACGAGATCTACGCGATGAACACCGATGGGACGCGCAAGCGCAACATCAGCAATAACAAAGACGTTGCATGGACATATCATGCATACAAAAAAACGGTCTTTTTCATCAGCGACCGCGACGCCTGCAAACGCTGCTATTTCTTGTATTCAATGGACTTTGACGGCAAGAACGTGAAAAAGCTCAGCGACCTGCGACTTGAGGATTCGTGGATGGGAAGCCGCAATAACGGCACGGAAATGGTAGTTTCAGGCCGGATCGGAAACGAAGTCCGTTATCAACTATTCATCATTGATCTCAAAACCGGGAAATATCGACAGATCACTAACGAACCGGCCGCCGCACACCGCGATCCGAGCTTCTCGCCGGACGGCAAGCGTATCGTTTTTGCATACAAAAAGGATCGCACTAACCGCGAGATCAACGAAGAACTATTCATAATGAACGTCGACGGCAGCGGCCGGCGCCAACTAACGACCTATCCGAAGGACGACAAAACGGCCGAATGGCACAGTTATCACGCCGGGCCACCGCGGTGGGTCAGGAAATATAATTTCATCACGTACAATTCGGTGCAGGCCGGAAAAAGTTCTCTGTTCGCAGTCACACCGGATGGAAAACGAAACTGGAAACTGACCGATAACGAGCTTTCCGAAGGTTGGCATGATTGGTCGCCGGACGGCAAGTGGCTCGCCATCGGGATGAATAACAAGGAAGAAAACGAATACAGCATCTGGATCATGAATTGGAAGACCAAGGAGCTCAAAAGGCTGACCGACGCCAAGGATTTCAAATACCAGCACGCCCCGGTATTTGTCGAACGTTAG
- a CDS encoding redoxin family protein, translating to MLGMIRFVLGIFVLAFLAIAGAAQKDIAPDAVKTTILDAGGLRALVRDSDKPLLVNFWATWCGPCRAEFPELVKIDNEFRAKGLTFALVSIDNVSVADTAVSDFLKSYEAKMPSYLLDLEDRRKITRSIRRIAPRYSGGFPVTMLYDSAGKLVYLKHGVVNGQVLRRRIEKVLRK from the coding sequence ATGCTCGGAATGATCAGATTCGTTTTGGGCATTTTTGTATTGGCGTTCCTCGCAATTGCGGGGGCGGCTCAAAAAGACATCGCGCCGGACGCGGTGAAAACGACGATTTTGGACGCCGGTGGCCTGCGCGCTCTTGTCCGGGATTCCGACAAGCCGCTCCTTGTCAATTTTTGGGCAACCTGGTGCGGTCCTTGCCGCGCGGAGTTTCCGGAACTTGTAAAGATCGACAACGAATTTCGGGCGAAAGGCCTGACCTTCGCGCTCGTCTCGATCGACAACGTTTCGGTCGCCGATACGGCAGTCAGCGATTTTCTCAAGAGTTACGAGGCAAAAATGCCGTCGTATCTCCTTGATCTTGAGGACCGGCGCAAGATCACGCGCTCGATCCGACGAATCGCTCCGCGCTATTCGGGCGGTTTTCCGGTGACTATGCTCTACGATTCGGCCGGCAAACTCGTTTATCTCAAGCACGGCGTCGTCAACGGCCAAGTGCTTCGCAGACGGATCGAGAAGGTTCTCAGAAAGTAG